The window tgTGGCTCCGAAATTTCAATAAGGATCTAATtattcaatcaaaactgaatttggatctCATTTTATTAATGTGAAACCACTTATTTTGAAGAAATGATGTCAAAACatcctagaaatatccaaataaaattctgttaaccatccgaaatccacccgaggccctcgggacccaaccaaatatactaacaagtcctaaaatatcatacgaacttattcgatgcctcgaatcacatcaaaaaaaactaaaaacacgaatcccacctcaattcaagcttaaatgaaACTatcgaattccaacttctacattcgatgccgaaacctatcaaatcaagtctgattgcttcaaattttgcatacaagtcataaatgacataatggacctattcaaattttcggaatcgaatttcgaacccgatatcaataaagtcaattctcggtcaaactttctaaaaatctttcatttttcaactttcgccaaaatgcgtcaaattgccctacggacttccaaatacaaATTCGGACATATGCCTAAATCCGAAATtactatacagagctattgaaaccatcaaaactttattttggagtcgtttacataaaagttgactctccggtcaactcttttcttttaagcttcttaaataagaattgttctctCAATTTTATCCCGAAtcgtccgaaaaccaaactcaaccacacatgcaagtcataatacgtatTACGAGGTTGCTCGAGATCTTAAGCCTATGAACGGGATGCTAATTCCTAAAACGACAAATCGAGTTGTTACAGTATGGGTGGAAATAGTCGTTTGGAATCAAGACGGAGAGTGAGGTAcataagattcgataaaatcgactaagtttatggaAGGTCTGTATTGTAGCCTGATTGCATGATATTTTGTTAGGAATTGGATGAAACTCAAAACATAACAGTTGTATCTCTCTggaatagctttccaacgatatattgtggctCCCAAACGGATCTCTGTGCAAagagttatgtgcattttactgagCAATGCGCAGTATGCGCGCCCGGATGGTCCCATGCGTGGCCGCGCACTTGTGGCAGTGCTACTGACTTTCTGTGCGTTAGGTGCGAGGTTGGGGCCTTCAGGTGCATGGGAGCGCACCcggggggggggaggaggggaGGGGGTCATTTTTAAAGCCCTACTTCCTCCCCCACAccccaaaacacaaaaacttgctctagaaagggaagctctcaagaacctcactcctcaaaggtccctccaccatccaaggtgagttctaatggtgattcttagttaatttcaattcttcaacaccttattaacatgtataaacccttcaaatcattagatattcgattggggcatcattgttgagagaagaaaccctagaattcGAATTCAAGAGGACTGAACAtcaaaaggtaatatcttcaccctctaattggtTATaacattggattaatgattatagactctaagtTCATAAGCTATGGGTTGATggatttgatagaaaagcatgaaccgtcataggtttgggttgttgattgttgattattgattaatTGTGTTGTTTATCTTATGGATGATGAAGAATGGTATTGATTATagcaagttgagattttagaattttctaGGAGTAAGAGAATGGGAtgttgggtgtagaaacaccattaatgagggctatgaagctttatacccaccaagtgtttgataaaatgcctaagtgacctaAACATGAGTATTGTTGCTAATTTGGAATCCCTTtaacttgtattgatatagattaaagttgaaaggggttggcgaatgttgtattacgctcaagagcagaaagttaaggtatgtgaggctaactctctatgtttgggaatgttaatgattctccctacactacgtttgtTTTACGATGTTACTAAATGCCTCATAAATATAGTTacgcctagttccttgaatagttcaAGAACTTTTATTCCCTAGCCTtgtaactcgttcatgactttcatcctgaacgttgtgagctcaatgcgtaatcaatatagacttgtgtTTAATTCTCATGAGTCTCAGCCTAGATTACCACCATGTCATAAATAGTTGAAGCATAAGTTCTCATaatcagttcatgaatacatgtctcagtccaGTTCTATTCAGCATtcaagtatcatgtaactcaatatgttcagtatttcagtatcatgtattacAGCACGATTCTCAGTTCATGTTtttaaatccatgaatgttgaacacatgtatttgggcctgaggccgcagtttatgcttcatgcatgtttgggcctgaggccgcagttaacgctttatgcatctttgggcttgaggccgtaattatgtatacgtatacttgcgcccgaggccgcagtttgtgcacatatatattgggcctgaggccgcagtttatttattcagataaacaggttgttcatcattcagaagagggagtattcatatccttacttcctttattagttatcagttatcatttcagtttcaacagttatcatttcagttatcaattataaatCCTCAGTTATCAGCTCAGTATCAATTTCACCATTTatatttctttctttcagttactTTACATatcagtgcaattcaaatgtactgacgtcccttatgtccggggcctgcatctcacgatgtaggtaatgatttacaggttgacgattcagagcaCTAGGAtcctcgtaccagctatttggtgaacCCCAATTCTTTCGGGGCATTACCATTACGTTATAGTCTTTATGTATTTATAGAcggtcagtgttttcagtacttcattagagacTTCATAGACTAAAGTAACAATTAGACAGAGTCGcaggcttttcatgttaagctatgttagctacaaatatgtttcagaattgtattagtgtTTTCGCCTTTTGATTTATctcattcagactttcagtatatcaacaTGCGTTAGTTTATCTTTCGCATTcaatatgttatgatatcacatgttgaatAAGTCTGATTCTcgcatgtagtcaggcaccgtcTACCGTGCCATGTTCGGGCGTGACATCTAGTACCGTTTCTACAACCTTTAGCTCCTTATCTTTTAAATAAAGTTATACAGTACTTTATTATTTCTGACGCAAATGAGACAGTGCCTAATGTCAGCCAAAAAAGGTTAATACGTAACTTTTGATGCAAAGGACACACACAATTTGTGTGTTTTTTAACATGTAATCCACGTTCCTTGGTAAAAAGTTGATACTATCAGATCCAATCGAGTTAAActgtaaaaatttatttttcaaattaataaaGTACAAGACATTACGTGTAAAACTTCAAGCTGAATTTAGCAGAAAAGGTGACTAAAAAGTGAACTCTTGTGAATTTGGCAACTAGATAGAACAATAAAAGAACTGAACTGAACAGATAAAGAGTTTCCTCAAAAAAATGGCTGCCACTTCAAATCTAACGAAAAGCTTCAGCACTTTCTCTATCTCTCATTCTCTTCACCCTCGAATTCACACTCAAATTCTCTCACAGTTCCAGCACATTCCCAGTTACAACTGCAGCGTTCCAATTCACAAATTTGCATCCAGAATTGAAAACAAAGGACCTCGGAAAATGTGTCGGGTCCAGATTCGGGCGATGTCGGGTTCATTCGGGTTCCGATTGGAGGAAAGTGTGAAAAAAACCATTACTGAAAACGCAGTTGTTGTTTATTCCAAAACTTGGTGTTCGTAAGTTGTTGAATTTTAGTACTCGTTATAATATTTTAGgtaaaaatggaatttttatgccTAATTGTCCGCTTTATTTGAGCTTATTTTGAAGTGGGGTTCTTAATTTTTTGCTGTAAAAAGGTACTCAATGGAGGTGAAAGCTTTGTTCAAAAAACTTGGTGTAGATCCACTTGTTATTGAATTGGATGAAATGGGTAAGTTTCTTCCAAAGTCAACAACTTTTACTACTTTACTtgaaagagtttaagttaaatgtgtgagcacgtaatttttgcccgaTATGAAAATCACTCCTAAAAAATAAATGTAATTTCAAGTAAGTCGAAATAATTGATCTTTGAAGGGGAGTCTTatagcaacggtaaagttgtctccatgCGACCTATCCATGCGACCTATAGGTCACAAGTTCGAGCCATAGAATCAGCCActgatgcttgcatcagggtagACTCCCTACGTCACAACCTTTGGGTGCGTCCCTTCCTCGGACCCTGCATGAACgtgggatgctttgtgcaccgggctgtcCTTTTTCGAAATATTTGATTGATTGGTTCTTTAATAGTAGATGATAATTAACATGTAACAGGTTAAATTACATTAATGGTGTAAACAATTCATCAAACTGTTAGTGCATATAACTTTAATCCTACTTAAAAACATCTTCTTTTCGAGTCTCATGCTTTCAATGTTCATGAATTGACTCCAAAAGAAGTGTTTACTTTTGTGGGAATCATATCTACAGACGTATTTTTTCTTAATGTGAATTAAGAAGGTGAGCTTTAAGTGTATTATGTATACAATCTTAGTATGATTGTGAAACCAAAAGTAAGGCTTATAAATATGACTATGAATCTAAGATGATTAATTAGTTGAATGTATATATACAAATGGAATATTAGAGATACTCATTATGGATATTCTACTAGCATGGGTTTATTTTGGTTACATCAAATTCAGTGGAGTACTTGAGTTAAGTTCCTGATAAATAAGAAAGTCAGTTATTATTAAGTATATTAACTGCTACTCTGCAAAATTGATGTTGTCAAACAAGAGAAATGGCGGTTGCAGACTGTTTGTGTTACAAAATTATGGAATCTCGTTGACAAGAATTTCCCTTGTACAACAAGGTTTTGGCCAAAATGCTTGTTGGTCGAGTTAGTGGTATTTCTGGGTATTCGAAACAATTATTTGAGATCTTGAGCTAGACGACAATTCTTGTTACATATGGTAACGCTAGCTAATATTGTTGTTTTGACTTCATGAATGAGAAACATCGGTGGCCAAAGGTTTTTGAGTAGAAGGGAGCCGAGCTTGCGTTCACATTGTCTAGACTATTTGTTTTTTACCTAGGCCTGAACCTTAAGGACATCTTAAGACTGGTGCCTACTTTGACGAGAGAAGTAAAAGGGACTTCACCTTGAGAGTTGAATCCCAGTTACAGTATGAAGGAAAAAAAGGGGTAGCTTGTGCTTAGAACCTCACGAGTATATCAATCAAAATTTTGTGTGGTGTCCATTTAGTTGGCTTGATGGTGGTCAATAATGAAAGCTTGAAGTTCCCTTGTTACCAGTATTCCTTTAGTTTTGATTATGACGCGTGCAGATTCTTCAGAAAAACCATATATGCAAGTAAACACCGTTCCACTACACCTCTGTTTGGGGAATTTGACAAAGTTCAGCTGGAAGTGGTTGTATgtaatttacatgaatatttatCTTTTAATGCATGTCTCCTTTCACCATGTCCAAAAATACAAGCAGATGGTGGTGCTAAATTGTTATCTGAGATGAGGGTAGCAACACACTACCTTGTGTTGCAAGTAGAACTCTCATCGAACAAAGAGGAAAGTTCAGAAATTGTGTTGTTTCTCATATTGTTATTTAACCATAAATATGTTCTGGCCTTTGTATATTTTTCTACTACCACACACTACCCAGAAGAAGGGAAATCTAAAAAATTTGGGAGAAGTTCGCACAGTTCACACCAAGTCTGATTAGTTCATTTTGATTgtctgcatttgaaagtatttcCCATTAACTAAGGTTATCTAAGTTGCAACTGTGGCATTCCATGCTCTAGTCATATACAAATGTATACCTTTTCCCAATTAGTTGATGCTATCTCTAAATTTGTGGTTTCAGGTCCCCAAGGACCACAGCTGCAGAAAGTGCTGGAAAGACTTACTGGACAGCATACGGTTCCCAATGTATTCATTGGTAAGAAATGTCGTATTGTGGAGTTGTTGACCTTTACAAGTTTTTGGAATATGACAACAGGTTCTTGGAGCTTATTTATTTCCTGGTTATATAATTCTTAACGTAATAAGCAGATAATTTGCTTccataatgaaaacaaacttCTTTATGTGTGAAATTTTCAGAAGTAATAGCCGTCTTCATGGAGAGCACCATAAGTATTTGGAAATATTTCTTCTTTGAGAGGCAATATGTTTTGATAAGACAGTTTATATACCTTGGTTTAATATCATGATGAAAATGTAAAGAACTCCTTTGAATTTACAAagccaaaaaaaagaaaatagggaCAAAAGCTTGAATAGTTTGACAGTTTGCATACTGCCTCTTAACGAAGAGTGCCTGTTTTCAAGTTCTGTTGGCATTTGCTGCTGATTTTTATTGCGTTGTTTATGTGAAGGACTTGTAATAAATGAGTTTTTCTCTATGACCAGGGGCCAAACACATTGGTGGTTGTACAGGTACATTCTCTGATCAGTCTTATGCTTTCACCATAGATTTGCAGAAACAAAGTATTGCTATTCTGtgttttttccttgaaaataatGATTTGACTTCATTCCCAAGTTTATAACCTATTACAACATTTTCGGCCTTGTGAAGAACTCTAGTTATTAAGTATCTTCCCGGACTGTTTGTTGAGTGTTAACAGCAGGCTCTTCTTGCTTACTGTAAAAAATGAGTGGTTGGTAGTGTATGTCCTACCTACAGAAGTTGTGCTGAATTAATGAAGAAAAAGCTTTATAGCTGATGAACACTAGAGTACCTTTTCTAGTTCAATTATCTAGACATTCTTTGCAATCTTGCAATTAACTCTAACTACTGTTGAATAATTATTGGAACATGAAAAAACTTGTCGGAGGAGTTGGATTactgttgttttttttcttctttgggtACAGATACTATTAAGCTGTATCGGAAAGGAGAACTTGAACCTTTGCTATCGGAAGCTAATGCTGGAAAAACAGAGAGCTAGTCCCCCTTGAGCTATCCATGCCAAAGCGATCCTATCTCATGCTCTCCTTGTACGCATTATTCTTTCAGATCTCTTTGACATTCATATTTGATTATGTTGTTCCTTTACAAGTATATCTTGCTTCTGAATGTTAAACTCACTGTTGAAGCAGAAAATTTATGTTGATGTAACTTCACCCATGAGCTTATAGATGATTTTGCTTCGTCTCTCAAAGATTATAGTTTTATACTTATTAAATTTGACTAGCACTTACACTTATCTTACTTGAGAGAAACCAAATCAATTGAAAGCTAAACAAGAATTTGGTGTTCGTGTGtcaaatttacttttttttttatgaagtaaTATGTTTCATTAAgaaggcatcaagaagatgcaaagtTACAAGAGACATATGTgctaaataaacaaaaatattacAGGAGAACAATGTTTGCCCCAAAACAAAGTCTCAATCTAGGACAAGAGAGCTAGTAAAGTCCAACAGGTGTCCTGTACTATTTACGGGGGACAACTTTGTCCAGCAAAAAAGATTGAGCAGGCATTTAGATTTGAGTAAGTGGTTTGGGGTTGAGGTGCCATCAAAGCATCTTCTATTCCTCTCGTTCCATCAACACCAAAAGATAGTTGCAGGGATCATAAGCCAGATCTTCTTGATGACCTTATCAACCTCCCAAAGACTCCAGCTCATGTGTGCCTCTCTCAGGCTCTGTGGCATGACCCAGCTTAGGCCAAAAATACAAAAGAACATGTTCCATAGGTCTGTGGCTACTGGGCAGTGTAGAAGTAGGTGATTAACTGTTTCCTGGTGTCTCCTGCAAAGGTAACATTTGTTGACCAACTGAAATCCCCTTCTGCATAGGTTATCTTGTGTTAAGCAGGCTTCGTGAAGGGCAATCCAGTTGAAGCATGTCACCTTCACAGGTAATTTTGCCCTCCATATCCGTTTCCAAGGCCATGAATGCAATACCTGATTCTGATTGTTAAGTTGCTTGTAGCAATCTTTAACAGTCAAATTTACTTATTTGAGACTTCAAATATGTCAAATATGCTTATTTGAGACTTCAAATATGACAAGCTTGCTTAAAAAAACCGAAGGCTTCCATGCGACAACCTTGTAGAGATGCCTCGTGCATATTGAAGTTGATTGATTGAATTTTGTTCATATTGAAATTACTTCTTAAACAGTGGGCCAGAGCCGAGATGTGTATAAATGCGTCATGCATATTGGAGTTGATTGACTGAATTTGTTTGTGGTCAAATTACTTATTAAACATTGGACCAGACCCAAGAGCAATCAAATTACTTATTAAACATTGGACCAGACCCAAGATGCATATAATTCTGTCCTTGGCCTTTTCCAGTAAGAGGGGTCCTTTCAAGAATTACAGTGTGAATAAAAGAGAAGATTGCAAAAGTTGCTAAACTTATTAAGAAGTCTCAAACCGAAGCTGCATTGTTGTACTTTTGTGGTGCATAATACGTTTCTCGGGACATCCTGAAGACTCCAGCCTTCGTTTGTCGACTACTTTATCTTGGGATTGGGAGGAGTGACTTCTATCCTCAAGTTAGTATTGTTAATGAAACAAAAGTAAAGAGTATAAACACTTATTTTTGGATATGGATTGTAAACAAACAAGGTCACTAGCCTCATCCATGAGTATAGTCATTCCTCTACCTCAAGGGTGTATTGTTTTGTCGATAAGTGTATCCGCTTGTGAATGCCATTCTTGTCATATGTTTTACCTTGTCGTGTTCGCGTATTCTGTGCCTCATCGTCATGTCCATCAATCTCCCTCCTTTCTGTTGCGACAACCCTATATATGTTTGTAAGTAGGTATGCTGCATCTGTTTCTAACTAGTCAGCTTTAACGGTGTTCTTGGGTTTTGAGATGGTAGTTACCTCCTATGTTGCACGGACTCTTCAAAATGTTGTCTCACCCGTGTCAGATCCTTCAAAAATACATTActtttgaaggatccgacacgcaccTGGAGAAATTTTCGGAGAGTTGGAGAAACGTAGGTTACCTCTAACTGGAGGTCAAGATCCTTGCAAGCATTCATTTCTCCTGTCTTTGATTTCGATATGCTTTTTCTTGATCTTCAAAAAGATAATATATACATTGATGTACCTTTTCTTTGATAAAAAAAGGATCAAGTTATGACTAAACATATGTTCCTGAAAGAGTGTAAATTAGTTACATTTTCTTACTTAGTTTAAAGCCATATTGTTAACTTGAATTCCTCAAATTGTGAAATTTTCTCGAGATCATTATCATCTGGAAATATTTTTGCTCTGTTTAATACAACTTGCATATATTCAAGCTTGGCCAAATCTGCCAAATGACACTCGACTTGAACTATGTGCCCGGGATCGACACAATACTAATTATGTGGGGATTATAGCATATGAATCATTTATGTGGTGATTAATAATGAAGTGATTGTTATCCCATTAATTATGAAAGGATTGTTATGCAAAAGAAATACTCGTAGGATTGTTATGCAAAAGTTAATTGTTTTAAGGGCATATTTGTCTTTAATGTGGTTAATCATTGTATTACTAACTAATGCATATTcgtatttcacattttaattcgcataaaataatacataaattCTTGCTTAACTTAATTGGGATATTATTTAATACTGTCAATCACACATTGCATCAAGTAATTCTATGATTATTTTTTGTTATGCGGCCAAACAAAGGCTGCTTTTGTTatgtaactatttttttttcttatgcgATCAATCAAACTCTAtcttatttttacaaaaattgatTATGATTTATTCCTGCACAATCAACAAAACGACTCCTAATGTTAAACACTCAATGTCTTCAAAACTTGGATCCATATCTACTTGATATTGGAAGATTTATGCTTTGAAAGAATTGGATTTGAGCAATGGtaacaataaaaatagaaaagggATGGGATTGCGAATTGCCACAAACTATAATTGACATTCATTCACAATCAAAGCCAGTATATAACTAGAGAATAAACATAGAAACCAAAGGGCCTTGCATTCTACAAATATACTAGTAATTGGTCGCCAACTCTCATTTCACTTCTTCGATTTCATCCAATGCGTAATTGTTGGTTGAAACATTAGCATAATTCACTTTGTTAAATCGTACAACAACTGGGTAACGAGTATTTGGATCCTGAGATATTAACAACAAAATGGAAAACATTAAAAGTTAaacatcatttttaaagtctaaTCGAAATAGATTTTATATTAAATTTCTTACCTGATCACAAGCTACAACTGAACCTGTGCCCTTGTACCAGTAAGATTCCTTCCTAAGAATTCTCACCTGTCAACAATATTATCAGTAACATATTAGATGATTCTACATTCAATCATGATCCAGATAATAATAACATACGCAATGTAATCTCACAAGTGAAATTAATCATGATCCAGATAAGTCTAAATGTTACTACAATCACTATTCTTTTGTGATAATGGATGTAGAATAACTTGAATAGTATACAGGAGTTTAACTTACTATACACCgacaatataaaaaaatatttagataaagTAAGAGTAACCGTCACTACAAGCGAAAATAATAATAACCTGAAAAGGAAACATGTTAATTCTTTACACTGCAGCAGATGCAGAGACGGTGTCGTAAAAGTAGAACAGCCTATGATTGTGAACAACTATATCAAGAAAATATAATATCTATAGGATAACTTCCATCTTGAAAGTTTTATGACTACTACTTTATAAGATACTCATGATTTCTCACTATTTGTATTCCCATACAAATATCAATTGGATCCTCTAGCAATATGTTGTGAATACTAAATTATCAACATATTTGCACAAGTTTAACTTCTATACactcataatataattatttttaatgatATTAAATCACCTAAAAAATAATCGCGTAATCGTCGTCTATTAACAAAGTGGAAGCAACAACCTAAACAATAAGACAAACTACCTGCTACAACAAGTTAAAATATATTAACTGTGTAAAAATTCTTTATGCCTGTGTATACAAGTTAAATCCTTTTTGCATTAGGTGGCAAGATGATATATTGAACACATATATAacagggatctttacacaaatagccggtcatatttattgtttactttttctagtcatatacatagattatacattgaatatacataattatacacatattatacctaaattatgcatatattatatatccacgtgttatttttagtttaagcaatTGGATGGACGActatttggattaattcttcTATATATAACATGGGGTCTTTAATTTCCTTTAAGCAACTTACTTTGGTTCCTCTCTTGGGTCCAATTGGAGGTGGCTTGGCAGCTTTGACCGGAGCTTCAGCCGGTTCAGCTGTAGCGGCAGCAGCCGGTGGCGCCGCCTCTTCCGCGGCCCTTACGACGAGTCTCGGGGCGGTGCTGCCGTAGTTCTTGGAGGAGAAAAACAACATAGTGGTACGAGAAGTGTTCGTGTTAGAGGCAACATTAGGAGTTGCTACCAAAAAGTTTGATGCAGCAGAAGCCATGTTACAACTTGCCATAGTCTACTTGATTGTCTTACTTCTTACTTGTCTGAAAATTTTGATAGATATGAggttgttgaaaaagaagaaaaagcaatCTTTGGCAAAACAATAGAGTAGATTTGAGAGGTTTTGAATTAATTGGATATATTTTTCATGGACAAGGAGAAACCCTGTGGCCTCCAGTTATTGCTCTAGCCACTAAGGAACTGCCACGTAGTTACCATATCCCATTCTTTTGGATAATGTCATCACTTCTcttttgtcttttcatttttttcataatcttgtatttttttaaaaaaaacataaaatggtATCCGAGCTAGT is drawn from Nicotiana tabacum cultivar K326 chromosome 22, ASM71507v2, whole genome shotgun sequence and contains these coding sequences:
- the LOC107818546 gene encoding photosystem I reaction center subunit IV A, chloroplastic, with product MASCNMASAASNFLVATPNVASNTNTSRTTMLFFSSKNYGSTAPRLVVRAAEEAAPPAAAATAEPAEAPVKAAKPPPIGPKRGTKVRILRKESYWYKGTGSVVACDQDPNTRYPVVVRFNKVNYANVSTNNYALDEIEEVK
- the LOC107818547 gene encoding glutaredoxin-C5, chloroplastic, translated to MAATSNLTKSFSTFSISHSLHPRIHTQILSQFQHIPSYNCSVPIHKFASRIENKGPRKMCRVQIRAMSGSFGFRLEESVKKTITENAVVVYSKTWCSYSMEVKALFKKLGVDPLVIELDEMGPQGPQLQKVLERLTGQHTVPNVFIGAKHIGGCTDTIKLYRKGELEPLLSEANAGKTES